The DNA sequence TCCTGCCATAAATTGCTCCACATCCCACTGGAATTATTCCTAATCCCATTACGCAAAGCAAATCCTACCTTGTTCACTTCAGGAGCCAGGATCTCGATTTTCCTCAGGCGCTGGAAGGCCTCGTAGTCGGATTCCCCAAAGAGGCGAACGGGCTCCCCCCGTTCCCGCAGGCGCCTGATCACCTGGACGGAGGAATATCGCTCAGCACGGAGGGGCTTgaacactgtacatacatgagACCTGCATCGCATGTTGCTGGGCCcaaacaacatttaaaacacTAGTATCCTTCAGAATGATCGGTGCTGAAATTCCAGAAAAAGCTAATAAGAGAACCCACCAAGCTCTGACCAAGTCAATGCAAATAGAGTCGATTCAGAAATACCAAGTCCCTGGGCTTTATAATCTCAAAGGAACCCAGCGATTCGATGGGAAACTAACTGCGACTGAAAGGTCACTCTGactgcagagcagagcagaacaAAGCAGACTTTGCGTCTTAAGCATATTAAGTGATTCAGGAGTAATGATGACCTCCCCTGGCTGGTGTAGATGGGATTATTTGGTCAAAAGCTTAGATTGACATGCAACGGGCTGGCGCGGTCTTACCTCCTGTCGGGAGAGAGTCATGGGCAGCTTCTCCTCAgtcagctccagctccagcacaGGATTGGACGAGGTAGAGGGTTCCGCCTCCTCTGGCTTCTCCATCTTAAACATTAGAGGAACAAGGTTTTCCCAAGTGTTACACAATTGTTTCTCAGTTGAGTCTCTATAATGTACTCATGTCGCAACTCAAGCATTAGTATACAACGACAAAGCTTTGGCCTGTTCACAGTTCAGCTAGCATGACCCACTCTCAATCACTGTTATTTGTCTGGCAGATGCCTTTGACCCCAAAGAACTCAATGAAGGATAGTGACTTTATGTTATGGGCACTGCTGGTCTATTCTCAAAAAAATCTCACTTCACATTTAAGCTCAGAAATACCTTACACTTTGTCTAAATCAATTAGCAGTGTCCAAAGAGCTGTAATGAATTCACTACACAGACAAAGACCAGCGATCCAAAATGCCACCCAATGACCTCATTCATTAAATGCTGTTGCATTTATTCTGTGAATTGCTCATGAAATACTCATATGTTGTAGGTCATCCTTAAAGCCTTGTTTGGAGCATGCTTTCTGAAGAACATGCACCTACTGTATCCCAACTAAACCATAGaatagcaaaacaaacaaataacaataaaaaaccaGATCACATACAACAAACGCCAGGGTCAAAAtcttaaattaaaaattaaaaaagcaggTTTCAGCCAGAGGTTCAGTGGAAATTATCTGCGACGTGTCCTTCACCAACACAACACCTTCGCAAAGCAAAGCATTCGCGGTCTCTCAAATGGAAAGCAGATTCAGTCATTCTGAACAGAGAACCTCTAAACAGGGTGCAGAATACTGAAGCCTGCGGCATCCCAGCATGTGGAAGCTGGATTTGTGCAACTTAGGCAGCTATGGccgatgagccaaaacaaatCCAATGCAAAGAATTCCTCATCATGCTGTGCATTAAAAggaaaaccaaataaaatcaaatggaGGCAACATGCAGCCGTTTGCTACTCAGCAGGACCACATCTCTCTGTGAGCTGCCATCCCATACCTGTCCTGTTGGCTTCACATTATCAACCTACAGCGCAGCGCAGACAGGATAGGGAGAAAAGGCATTAGTGTCAATGAACAAATGGTGACACGAAAGTCAGGTTGTGGTATTCACTACTGAATGTGAGTGCACCAGTTATGCCTGATGAAGAAAAAGATTTCAGCGTGCCAAGAATTCAGGAAATCCGGTTCTTGTTCCataacttttttacattttacattattattggcatttggcagacgtacaacGAAGTACAAGGATACTTTTGTGTAACTATTGTCTGAACAAACACTTATTATTAGTTGTTTCCTCCCATtgtgcaaaacattttcaaaaatgtttcatgttattttaTCACAAAGGGATAAGTTCACTTTCTGGAGCAGTTCacttttctttactttttttttgttttgtattactTTGGTTTTAGTTTAGGTTTTCAGTTGGCCCACACATTTTTCATGCAATTAAGGATATTTTAGACTTTCAATTTTAAGATGACCAAACAATACCTTGTGTAGATTCAGTCGGGGGGTTTTGGTCTCAAGCAAGGAAATACACATCAAGTAATCCAAAAGCAGCTCATGGCAATATAATTTTTCCAGTGGTTGTACACATGAAGAGATGTGATAGGAAACAGTCCCAACACAAAATAAGATATATTGTTAttcttcaaaaaacaaaatgtaacataCATGTGCACTACCTCTAGAGACATAACATCCCTGTACAAGCTGCTTATGAGTTATTCCAAGCGCATTTTCTTACCTTAGACCATGAACTGGACCTATGCCTCTGTGCTAGCCAGTGCAAAGCCGGCACATCATCAGAAGCTTCTCTAAAATATctttaattgtaaataaaaatggaaagccAATGGAAAGCATAGACTGAAACAACAAATATACAGTAAGAAATAAATTTCTGCTGTACTGGATGAACCAACACATGAAACTAAATATCAACACGTAATCAAACAAGGATACACCTCATTGTCATACTACCTGTTGATTAATATGATCAATGAAATAGAAATGTGGACACATTAGCCTAAACTGTGCTCTTTGTATTCTTTTAGTCTCCATCCTATTCGGAGTCGCACACGTGTCAAAGAGCATAAAGACAACACCTTGGTGCTACAGTACCTTGTATCCACATCTTTTATAATATTCTTCTTCCTCTTTTCGGGCAAGTTCAGACCGTTTGAAACATTTCTTTGACTCCTGTGAAAGAGAATATATGCGGTAACAGTTACTACAGTTCTACAATGCCTCATATCATTATTCGCCGTTACTGCACTAGCTACCTAGCTCATtagtatacatatacatatacatatgttAGCAGCTAGCTATATACCTAGCagctgctagctagctatacatTGTGTAGTAACACGCATGACAACGTCGGTCTGCAAGCAAATGTAATATGTGCGCAGCTACAGTCGTGACCACATAGCTATATAAGCTAGCTAGGGTTACTGTATCGCCAACGTGCTATTTTGGCTCAGTATTGATCAGCTATGTTAGTCAAGATAGCTATCTAGACAGGAAGCTAAATATGTTAACTAGCATCTGCATACAACACGAAAAGCACTAACTTAGCTAGCTCGGATAATCAGCTCGGATAATCAACTCGGATAATTTACTTACACCAACAAGCTCTTTCTCTTCAAGAAGTTTCCTTTTTCTTATAATCTCTGCTTTGAGGATATCCATGATTTTGatatttatttggattttatcAATTGCGCTTAGTTTGCTCCAGCAcaagaacaagaaaaaacaaacacactggaaGTAATCACATTGTACTTCCGGTATGGGTAAAATTTGGAGGGTCAAAGTTCAACTAAAGTATTTGTTTACCACTTACCACCAGTTTAGCTAGATATTATTTAGCTAGATATATTATGGTTGAAAGAAATCCACCCTATATTTATTGATGTAATGactacaaatgtttttttaatacatcTAGTTTTCTGTACTCTTTTACGTTGATGTTGAGGGAGATGGCCAAAAATATTTAGGCTTACTTTATAAGCTACAGGCAGAGACCAACGTTAAATAACTATAAATGATAAATCTCCCTCGCTAACTGTTACATGGTTCCACAAACTGGCACAATGGGGTAACAGTAGTCAGTGACGAGGTAAGAAGTGCTCGCCCACAAGTAAATCGTATTCCAGAAGGAGGGAAACTGGGAGAGGGATTCAAAGCTTAAACATAGCAAGATGCAAGCTCGACACAGATTCAAACCGTTGACGTTGCTCCAAAATTTCTACGCAAACGCAAAACACTTAGGAATAGTCATTTTGACTCCATTAGCAAATTGTATTTTGCTGCCATCTactgcagaagaaaaaaagtgtctTGAAAATCAGAAAGCGTTTAATTACTAGAGAATACAAGGTGCACAATCCAATAGTTTGTTTTAAAGAAGGACAAGAACAAAGCAGTTTGCAAAAGATACTAGAAAGATACTAGTCTAAGATTATGATAAAAACCGAttttacatttgtgtatttCCTTCCCAATCAGTTCTCCATTCCCAATGTGTCTCAGAGATAATACtatttcatgacaaataaactAGATTTAAAGGATTTCAATTTAtataaaaagtgtgtgtgtgtgtgtgtgtatgtgtgccatAGCTTCATATTTTTAACCCCAAAcccataatatttttttaactgacCAAGTAGTGTGGACATGGTTTCGACACAttgacaaaatatataaataaataataatacaatgataataatttaaaaaagaaatctgtATTACCCATTCACAAACAGAGCTAATACAAACGGGGTTGTGGGGATTTTAAATAACCTGACCTCTAGTGGATAGGAGACTGAAAAATGTTACCAGGACCCGTACGTCTAAGGTAACGTTACGATTTATAACGTCTTAGAACATTTTCCGTTTTTATGTTAGATCCATTAACTATTGCACAGCACTATGTACGATGGGAGGCCGCACCTCTTAAATGTATCGCTTTGTGCCCAGCACTGCCCAGATTAACACTGGATTTTGAAGCAACATTTTTTCCTTCTTTGGCGTTGGCGGTTGCTAAGAGACGCAGGAGCAGTcagtactttaaaaaaaaaacaaatgaaatcgTTTTGTAGCTAAGCGTTCTGAGCGTATGTAAGCGATATCACCGAGAGTTAACGTTGCTATTTGTTTTACACATCCTGTAACTTAATGTAAGTTATGTAACTctaacaaaacatatttttgcaaTCTTTTACAATATTCTACAATCTGCATTGTGTTTTCGTGTCTACGAGGAAAACTTAATGTCATGTATCGTCAATGTATCTGTAGCAGAAATGCTCATTAAGCTTGCTTGCATCTGTGAATTGGCTGTCGTTAGGCTCAGCGATATGGcatgttttctatttttcttgctttagttCCTTCATCAAAATGTCCTGTGCCTCATATCTGCGTTCCGCCCGACCAAAAGCGATGAGCCGTGCTAAGCAGTGGACGGATGAAGTGGAAAACCTGTACAGATTTCAGCAAGCCGGTTATAGGGATGAACTGGAGtacaaacaaatcaaacaagTCGAAATGGTAATGCTGATTAAACCTGTTCTTCAATAGTGTATCGCTTCTAATGTACAAAGAAGTAAACATGTCCAATTACAGGTATTTGCAGTCAACATTTCTAGGTTCGATGAATTCATATCtatgattcattttttatttccgaGTGTTTGCACTGTAACAGGGCTGTAGGACTGTTATTATTGAATCCTccagcaaatattttaattcactTAACTTCAGTGAAATGTCCAGCTATTGAGCAGTGAAAAATACAAGCACTTAATGTCTTAATATCCAAATAATCACAGTGatagcaaaatattttaattctatactatactataggTTAAATCTATAGGTTAAATCTTTTTGAtttgtgctgttattttttctgtttgtgaataacttatttattttgtcatttcagaTTGATCGGTGGCCTGAAACTGGCTTTGTGAAAAAGCTACAGCGACGAGATAACACATTTTACTACTACAACAGAAAAAGGGAATGTGAGGACAAGGAGGTCCATAAAGTGAAAGTATATGCATACTGAGCCATGTGTTTTCACCATATGCTCTTCTATAAGTACTCATAAGCATTTGTACATGAGATGCTAGGAATGAATCAAGGTTCTGTTTGTGAAAATTAAACTGaaaatatgcttttattttcttttttaaatgatgaaatACCTGATgtgaagtaataataaatattgtgaAGTATAACTATCGCCATGTATTGtgttttatacatatatatatatatatatatatatatatatatatatatatatatatatatatatatatagggctTAAGGCAAGCTGTATGCTAATGGCTGTCACACACTTATCATGTGATATCAGTAGGAGGTTTCTTAAGCTTCAGGCTGGGATTAAACAAAAATATGCCAAACAAGCCTGCTATGGCCATTGTTCCTTAAAATGACAGTGCAAGTATAGACTGTATAAGAGCTGTTTTCTTGTTTAATATTCCATCACCACTGGATTTAGAGCTAGCAGGTAGGTAACCATTCTACACATAATATCAGTATAGAAACAAGTTAAGTTTTTATTAAAAGTAGATATTGTCAGTCTAATGTTGCTTTGGTGGAACCCAtgctttattattcattttaaccagACTGAAAGGTTGTTTGCTGAAGATATTGGAAAAAGGTTTAACTGCAAGGTCCATAAAATGTGTGACGTGTGCATTTATGACATTGTTTAATTTGCCTTAGCAATGCAAGAAAGACTGATTCTTTCCTCAAAAAAGATTGGGCCTGTGTGATGATACTCTAAGCACTGCTGCTACTCTATGTTCAGAGGCAAGCTGTTTATCCGTTTTCCAGGTTGTAGTGGATGGACTTATTGCAAGGTAttgcacacatacagtgagcaccatagttaattggacagtgacacacacatctTTTATTTGAGTTCAGTACTTTAGTACTTTGAGTTTGAagggatacaatgacaatgaggtgtCAATTGTAGTGCAGattgtcatctttaatttgagggtattttcaccCATTTTGGATGAACCGTTTAGAAATCATACAATCTTTTACATAGCCCCCTTTtttcacactttcctctttccatcactctagTACATGTTCATCTTTGTcccatctgtccacaagatTTTGTTCCTGAACTCTTGGGGCTCTTTCAGGTGCTTTTTAGCAAACagtaattttgcatttttgttcttcaggcttgtcagtggtttgcatcttgtagttaaccctctgtagtcctgctggtgtagtcttctacaTATGGAagactttgacacatctatacctacatccaggagagtgtttttgatctgttgggcTGTTGTATCCTTTcaatctcaaagtgctagagtacagaaccaaaataacaaaagatgtgttactgtccaattaattattgTGCTCACTGTATACCAGCAAGCTGATACCATACTTTCACTACCTTATTAGTGGGTACACTCGTTTTATGTTGCACTTAACACCATAAATCTGAACAATCCAATTTTTCATCAACGCAATACAATGTAAACAACTGTGCGGTGTCCTTTGGCAGTTTGAATGCAGGAGCATATTAACGAAGACAATTTAACAccttaaagtattttttatgcACCTTATGAACTGGTTTTGTTTTCCGTGGAATGTTTGACTAGCTAGTGTGCTATCATTGggggaacacatttttttaaatacctttTTTGTGTAATATAACTGCGGTCAATTCATACGTTATACGTTTTCGCcgaaaatgttattttgccaACATCCCCTTTAAATGCATTCCCTTTAACCTTTGACCTGATTCAGTGTTCGATTGCAAGCAAGAAAGGGAGCTATCAAAGTTCTGTCGATGCAAATGATGGTATAAGCTAGCACTAGCGTTAACCTGCCGATTGGGTGTGAAAACAAGATATCTGACGTTAGGTACACATTGTTTATCTGGTGAGttaattgacattttgtttccGATACAATGACATTATTCTGGAAGTACAGTCACGCAGCAACACACCAGCTGTTATTCTCTCGTAAATTAGGTAACATAgctacagctagctagctagttagacGAGCTGTCAACGTTTGCTACCTTGGCTATCTAGATCTAGTTAGTTACCTTTCCAGCAACAGTATACAGCATACTGCATACAGTTTCATCCCTACCAGGTATTTGCGTGTATTAGTTAACTAACTAGTTCATACACTGTGACATAATTAACGTGATGTTATATAGCTAGTGTGTTGTATAGATAGTGTGCAAACAATTCTTATATTAACAGTTTCTGTTCCCTAAAATCAGTCATTCGTCTAGCTATGTTCTGTGTAGCTAGCCTAGGTGCTAATGTTTTTGTACGATCAAAGGTAAATTGTTTAGCTCGGTAGCTGCCTACCTAATTCAACGTGATGTGTAGTTGGCTAACTTAGCTAACCAGTCAATATTATCCCACTTCGCAAATTTGCTAAGATATGCAACGTAGTAATTTATTAGGTAGCGTAAGACAGTTGTGCTTATCAGGCTGAGTTATTTAAGTTCAATTTGTCGTTGACTATCTAACTATACGGAAGTGTTAGCTAACAGTTAGCTACCTTCCAAcgttaggtagctagctagcctaaaTGTAAGTCTAACTAACTTACTATTACTCTTACACTGTACATTCCCGTTTTAAAACAATGCTGTTAAGATTAAATCATTACAATGAAACGACATGAAAGCTATTACTAGTTGCTTACATTAATTTATTCCCAGTATGTGATGGCATCGAGTGTATTAATCGTGTGCAGTTTAGTGAGTTGCTACATGTAGACTAATCATTATTTTAGTTGTATCGTTATTGTGTATTCCACTGTACTAGATCGGAGTTAGGCTACGTGCTGTCCTCTTCAACATTTTAAGTTCCCCCGTTCAAGTGCTAACTAGTGATATGATTGATACCACTCCACATCAGTATTGCCTGGTTAGGGAATGAGCCCCCTATCCCCATTGAATGAAGTCTGTGGATCTCTCAGCCGCACTTGAAATGAAGACGGATTGTAATGGGTACAGTGCAAGGCATGCATATATCTAGTGTTTATTGGTATGCTGTAAATagccattttatattacatGAATCTACATATCACGTCACACATCATGCAAACGTggtaaaagacaaaaacaaatatattttttgatacagaactgtttttttttttgcaagtgcTGATGTTTTTGAATCAGAATGACTGATGATTTCAAAATAGCATTTAAATGGCCTGCACAACAGTAATATATCTTTAAACCATAGTAATTAAACTGTTCTGTTgccaactgtttttatttttattttttattaacaatattgtaatagaaaaagTAGTATTGTAGGTTAAACTGTTCCCTTCACCTTTTCAGGAAGTCCAACCAGAAGAACAATGTACTGCAGCTAAGGGCCTCCTTTTCCCAGAACATC is a window from the Conger conger chromosome 8, fConCon1.1, whole genome shotgun sequence genome containing:
- the meig1 gene encoding meiosis expressed gene 1 protein homolog isoform X1, with the translated sequence MLPGPVRLSSFIKMSCASYLRSARPKAMSRAKQWTDEVENLYRFQQAGYRDELEYKQIKQVEMIDRWPETGFVKKLQRRDNTFYYYNRKRECEDKEVHKVKVYAY
- the meig1 gene encoding meiosis expressed gene 1 protein homolog isoform X2; this translates as MSCASYLRSARPKAMSRAKQWTDEVENLYRFQQAGYRDELEYKQIKQVEMIDRWPETGFVKKLQRRDNTFYYYNRKRECEDKEVHKVKVYAY